AGCGGCGAGTATCGAGACGCCGTCGCCGAACGCGCTGCGATGGAGTTCGAGCGCGCGCACAACGACTTCGACCTTGCGCCTGAGTCCGAGGTCGTCGAGTCCCGTGCCGCGCCCGACGATTGAAGCGGGTTCGATGCCGGTCAGCACCGCGAGAATTGCGGCAGCGGGCGTGCTGTTTGCGATCCCCATCTCGCCGGTACCGAGAATCGTCGCACCTTTATCAGCGAGCTCGCGCGCGACCTCGATTCCGATTTCAAGCGCGCGGCACGTCTCGTCGATCGTCATCGCGGGGCCGCTGAGAAGATTACGCGTGCCGGCGCCGACGCGTCTGTAAGTCACGCCCGCGAGCGGCGCGGCGCTGGTGTCGATTTTGACGCCGACATCGATTGTGCGCAGCTCGTAGCCGAAGCGGCGCGCGAGCACGCTGATCGCGGCGCCACCGCCCGCGATGTTCTTCAGCATCTCGACTGTGACCGCTTGCGGAAACGCGCTGACGTTCGCCTCAGCGACGCCGTGATCCGCGACGAAGACCGCGATCGCGCCGCCGCCCCATCGCGCGTTGCCGTCGCGGCGGATCGCGGCGTAGCGGCGCACCAACTCCTCGAGATAACCGAGGCTGCCGGGAGGCTTGGTGAGCGAGCCGAGCCGCGCG
The sequence above is a segment of the Candidatus Binataceae bacterium genome. Coding sequences within it:
- the cobT gene encoding nicotinate-nucleotide--dimethylbenzimidazole phosphoribosyltransferase → MNASSLPRATRLLDFAVRDAILLSTTMNLIDDTIAAVRPLDEEEAWAADARLGSLTKPPGSLGYLEELVRRYAAIRRDGNARWGGGAIAVFVADHGVAEANVSAFPQAVTVEMLKNIAGGGAAISVLARRFGYELRTIDVGVKIDTSAAPLAGVTYRRVGAGTRNLLSGPAMTIDETCRALEIGIEVARELADKGATILGTGEMGIANSTPAAAILAVLTGIEPASIVGRGTGLDDLGLRRKVEVVVRALELHRSAFGDGVSILAAIGGFEIAALAGFCIGGAAANVPVVVNGFISTAAAASAIKICPRVADHLIFSHRSAEGGHALVLEHLRVRPVLNLDLRLGEGTGAALAMNVIESALDLFHNMATFAAAGVSGKVR